Proteins from a genomic interval of Tenacibaculum sp. SZ-18:
- a CDS encoding endonuclease/exonuclease/phosphatase family protein produces MIKRIVSYFLKLVLILAAIVVLFYFWGSSATMEKSEYKKVIVNNYEVEKMSDSIFSIVTYNIGYLSGMTNNTAQDRPKELVDSNLVHVKKLFKKLNVDFIAFQEIDYNSKRSFQVNQEDEISKLGYNHVARTVNWDKKYVPFPYFPPSAHFGQVVSGQSILSKYEIIKHDRIVLDRVENTPFFKNAFYLDRLLQITKINVNGKELILMNVHLEAFDKETRVKQLKNVVEIFKQYSQSKPTILLGDFNSDPNFEDPAIAQVLNLDNIGNAAFLKDNFANTFDAENPYKRLDYIFYSEQFIEYVNGDVLEEFGQASDHLPVLMKFKFK; encoded by the coding sequence ATGATTAAAAGAATTGTATCGTATTTTTTGAAACTTGTTTTAATATTAGCTGCTATTGTTGTTCTGTTCTATTTCTGGGGTTCTAGTGCAACTATGGAAAAAAGTGAATACAAGAAGGTTATTGTTAATAATTATGAAGTTGAAAAGATGAGTGATTCTATTTTTTCAATTGTTACTTATAATATCGGTTATTTAAGTGGAATGACTAACAATACTGCTCAGGATAGACCAAAAGAGTTAGTTGATAGCAATTTAGTTCATGTAAAAAAACTTTTCAAAAAGTTGAATGTCGATTTTATTGCTTTTCAAGAAATTGATTATAATTCGAAGCGTTCTTTTCAAGTAAATCAAGAAGATGAAATATCAAAACTTGGATATAATCATGTGGCTAGAACTGTAAATTGGGATAAAAAATATGTCCCTTTTCCATATTTCCCACCATCTGCACATTTTGGACAAGTAGTGTCGGGACAGTCAATTTTAAGTAAATATGAGATAATTAAGCATGATAGAATTGTTTTAGATAGAGTTGAGAATACTCCCTTTTTCAAAAATGCTTTTTATTTAGATAGATTATTACAGATCACAAAAATTAATGTGAACGGGAAAGAATTAATTTTGATGAATGTTCATTTAGAAGCTTTTGATAAAGAAACTAGAGTGAAACAATTAAAAAATGTGGTGGAAATATTTAAACAATATTCACAATCGAAACCAACTATTTTATTGGGAGATTTTAATAGTGATCCAAACTTTGAAGATCCTGCGATTGCTCAAGTTCTAAACCTTGACAACATTGGAAATGCTGCATTTTTAAAAGATAATTTTGCAAATACTTTTGATGCCGAAAATCCTTATAAAAGACTAGATTATATCTTCTATTCAGAGCAATTTATAGAGTATGTAAATGGAGATGTTCTTGAAGAGTTTGGTCAGGCTTCAGATCATTTGCCAGTACTGATGAAATTCAAGTTCAAATAA